The window TGGGCAAGATTGCCGGAGCCATCGACGACACACCGGTCACGACCTGCGCGACCACCGCGCTCGGCGCGGGCGTGCCGGTCGTCGTCGCGCCCGCGATGCACGAACCGATGTACGACCACCCCGGCGTCCTCGACGCCATCGAACGCGTCGAGTCGTGGGGCGTCGAGTTCGTGGACCCCCGAATCGAGGAGGGGAAGGCCAAAATCGCCACCGTAGACACCATCGCGCTCGACGTCGCGCGCGCCACGTCGCCCGACCTATTCGGGGGAAGGAACGTCGTGGTCACGAGCGGCGCGACCAGCGAACCCATCGACCCGGTGCGCGTGCTGACCAACCGCGCGTCGGGCAAGACCGGCCGGGCGGTCGCGCGCGCCTGCTACGCCCTCGGCGCGGACGTGACGCTGGTCCAGCAGGGCGGCGACGTGCCCTACGCCGAAGTCGCGCAGGTCGAGACGGCGGCGGAGATGACCGAAGCGGTCCTCGACCGAGTGACGGCCGGAGCCGCCGACGCACTCGTCTCGGCCGCGGCCATCGCCGACTACACCGTCGAGACCGCCGACGAGAAGATTCGCTCGGGACAGGACCTCACGCTCGACCTGTCGCCGACGCCGAAACTCATCGACGAAGTGCGGGACGCCAGCGACGTCCCCATCGTCGGGTTCAAGGCCGAGACCTCCGGCGACGACGAGGCGATGGTCGCCGAGGCCCGCGAGACGCTCGAACGCGCGGCCCTCTCGTTCGTGGTCGCCAACGACGCCAGCGTGATGGGCGACGACCGGACGCGGACGCTGTTCGTGCGCGAGAACAGCGTCCGGGAGTACGAGGGGACGAAGGCGGCGCTGGGGTGGCGAGTGGCAGAGGAGTTGGCGACTGAACTGTCGCAGTAGTTCTGGGGTTTCGACGGACTTCGAGAATCGGAGTCGCGGGGTCAGTCCGACCCGGGTTCGTCTACCTCTTCGGGCCACTCGGCCTCTTTCCCGAAGAACGGCACGCCCATCTTGTGGGCCGACCGGGAGATGAGGTGGGACCCGGTCGGCGCGGTGATGAACAGGAAGAGGATGCCGACCAGCGAGGTCAGGCCCGCGCCCTGCGGGCCGTAGTAGGCGAACGCCGCGAGGAACATCGAAGACGCCCCCAGCGTGGTCGCCTTGCTGCTGGCGTGCATTCGGTTGTACACGTCGGGGAACCGGAGCAGGCCGACAGTGCCGACCAGCAGGAAGAACCCCCCGACGGCGACGAGCGCCGCGACGACGAACTGTTGAATCACGTTCATTCGATGATGTCACCCTCGATTACGTACTGACTCACTGCGATAGTGCTGATGAACCCGATGATGGCGAGGACGAGACCCACCGTGACGAACAGGCCTTGGCCGGTCGCGACCGCGAACAGCGCCGCGATGGCCACGACGTTCGTCGCGATGGTGTCGAGCGCGACCACCCGGTCGGGGACCGTCGGTCCGCGGATGACTCGATAGCCCGCCAACAGGGTGAGCGCGGCGGTGAGGACGAGCGCGCTGTTCACGACCGTCCCGAGCAGTTCACTCGCCATCGGACTCACCTCCCTTGGACGTGTCGGCGTCCTCCGAGGTCCGGGACGTGTCGAGTCGCTCGCCGCCGTCCGCGCGTCCGCCGCGGGACGGGAGCGGGACCTCCGGCACGGGGTCGCCGGGCTTGCGGTCCTCGTCGAAGATGACCAGCGCGTAGTCCTCCCACGTCCGGATGGGTTCGACCACGGCCTCGCGGTTCCGGCCGGTGATACCGTGCACGTACAGCGTGTTGGTCTCGTCGTCGTAGTCCATGGTGAGCGTGCCGGGTGTCAGGGTGATGGAGTTGGCAATCGTCGTGATGGCCGCGTCGGTCTCGACCCGGAGCGGGACGACCACCACGTCGGGGTCGATGGGCATGCTCGGCGCGAGGACGCGGTACGCGACGTCGAAGTTCGCGGTCGCCAGTTCCTTGAGGAACACGCCGACGTAGAGCAGCGCGTAGGGTGCCGCCCGGAGGTTCCGCGTGAGAGAGGTCCGCTCGGTGTAGAACCGTCGGAACGCGAACGCGACCGGCAGCCCCAGCGCAAGACCGATGAGGAACTCGCCGAGGACGGCGGCCGGGTCGAGCGAGACGCCGCGGACGAACAGCCAGAGCACCGCTAGCAGGACGCCGATGACCGGCCACTTCCGGGGCTTCACGCGTGACCACCTCCGTTACCGAGGACGGCCTCGACGTACTCCTGTCTGTCGAGCGCGGCGTGCGCGCCCGCCTCGGCGGCTCGCATCACCACGTCGAAGCCGACGCCGAGGACCGCGATGGCCAGCGCGAGTGCCACCACGACCGCGACCAGCGAGAACTTCGCCTCGCCGTGCTGGACCAGCAGCGGCGGGTCGCCCCAGAAGCCGCGGGTCCACGCTCGGGAGAAGTACGCGATGGTCAGAATCGCGCCGAACAGCGCGACTCCCAACGCGAGCCACGACTCGACTCGGCCCGCCGCGTCGAACACGAGCATCTTGCCGAAGAAGCCCGACAGCGGCGGGATGCCGATGAGCGCGAGCGCGCCGACGAAGAACCCGCCCGAGAGCCACGGCGCGGTCTCGGTCAGGCCGCCGAGGTCGGGGAACTGCTCGGAGCCGACCGCGTCGTACACTGCGCCGCTGGCCATGAACAGCAGGCTCTTGGCGAATCCGTGGTTCAGGGCGTAGACCAGCGCGGCCGCGACGCCGAGGACGCGAATCTCCTCGGTCGGCGCGGTCGCCGCGATGGCCAGCGGTAGGACGATGAACCCGACCTGTCCGATGGACGAGTACGCGAGCAGACCGTCGATGTCGTCGCGACCGACCGCGCCGACGCCGCCGACGATGATGCTCGCGGCCGCCATCACGAACAGAATCGGGCCGTAGAACGCCAGCAGCGCGCTCCCGTCGTCCGGGACCGCGAAGCCCGGGAGCGACACTCCCGAGAGCGCGGCCGCGCCGAACACCGTGAAGTACACGCGGATGATGGCGTAGACGCCCACTTTCTTGACGACACCGGCCAGCATCGCTGAGACCGGCGCGGGCGCGGCGCGGTACGCCGCAGGCACCCAGAACTGGAACGGCGCGAGTCCGGCCTTCAGCGCGAAGACGGCGAACAGCAGCGCCGACAGGCCGAGGACCGGGGCGATTCCCCCGTCCGCGAGACCGTACGCGGCCGGGTTGGCCACGCGCCGGGAGAGGTCGGCCATGTTGAGCGTCCCGGTGGTTGCGTAGAGACCGCCGATGGCGAGCAGCATGACCGCGCTCCCGACGAGGTTGAGGACCACGTAGTGGAGCGCGGCGCGGGTGTGTTCCGGACCGCTGTAGAACACCACGAGGACGTAACTCGACATCAGCATCACCTCGAACCAGACGAACAGGTTGAAGATGTCGCCGGTGAGGAACGACCCCGTGACCCCGACCAGCATGAAGTGGAACAGGGGATGGTAGGAGACCCGCTGACCGTACGTATCGACGTAGCTTGCCGAGAAGACGAGCGCCGCGAGGGCGACGACCGCCGAGAACGCGAGCATGAACGCCGACAGGGAGTCGGCCACGAGCGTGATGCCGAACGGGGCCTGCCACCCCGATAGCTGGTAGCTGAACACCTCGGTCGCGCCGAGCGGGTCCACCTTCGAGACCAGCCACGCGACCGCCCCGAGGTAGCCAAGACCGCCGAGCAGGCTGAGCGTGACCTGAACCCGGTCGAACCGCCGGGTCACCAGGGTGGCGATTGCGGTGAGCATCGCCACGAGGAGCGGTGCGACGACGAACTGCTGGCTCATGCGCTATCACCCAGTTCGAGGAGGTCGATGGTTCCGTGTTCCTCGTACACCCGGTACGTGAGGACGAGCGCGAACGCTGTCGTCCCGAACCCGATGACGATGGCGGTCAGCACGAGCGCCTGCACCAGCGGGTCCGTGACGGCGTGTTCGCCGCCGTGCCCGCCGTGTCCGAGGATGGGGACGCTCCCGGAGAGACCGCCCATCGTCACGAGGTAGACGTTCGCCGACTGGCTGATGATGGTGACGCCCCACACGACTCGGACCACGTCCCGGCGCAGGACGAGGAACGTCCCGAGCGCGAACAGCACGCCCAACACGGCGGCGAGGACGTACTGGGTCATTCGGTTCCCACCACCGCGAGAATCGTGAGTAGCGCGCCGACCACGACGAAGTAGACGCCGAGGTCGAACGCGAGCGCGCTCGCCACCTCGAACTCGCCGTAGACGGGGAGGTGGTGGAACACCCAGAACGTCTGGTAGAGGAAGTTGTGGCCGAACAACAGCGGGACGAGACCCGCGACGGCGGCCACGCCCAGTCCTACCCCGAAGGCGAGTTGGTAGTTCTCCACGATGCCGTGTTCGACCGACTCCAGCAGGGGTTCGCGGTTCTGGTGGAGCAACTCCTCTTCGAGGTAGTCCAGCCCGTAGATGATGTATATCAGGGCGAACGCGGTCACTGTCAACACCCCGCCGATGAACCCGCCGCCGGGGAGGTTGTGGCCCTGCAACAGCAGGGCGAGGGCGGTCACGAGGATAAGCGGTACCACTGTTCGGGTCACGGTTCGTGCGATTACCGTACTCATTGAGTCTCACCTCGCTCTCGCATGGCGACCAGCGTCAGCACCGAGAGGGCGGCCATCGCGACGACCGATATCTCGCCCATCGTGTCGAACGCTCGGAAGTCCACGAGGATGACGTTCACGATGTTGTGGCCGCCGGCCTCTTCGATGGTCACCGCCGGGTCGGTGAAGAAGTGGGTGATGCTATCGGGCGTGGCCGCGGTCGAGACCAACACGGTCACGAACACGGTCGCACCGACGACCGCCGAGAGGACGCCGTCGCGCATCAGTTTCCCGCGGCCCGCGTTCCCG is drawn from Halorussus sp. MSC15.2 and contains these coding sequences:
- a CDS encoding monovalent cation/H+ antiporter complex subunit F, translated to MASELLGTVVNSALVLTAALTLLAGYRVIRGPTVPDRVVALDTIATNVVAIAALFAVATGQGLFVTVGLVLAIIGFISTIAVSQYVIEGDIIE
- a CDS encoding sodium:proton antiporter, which produces MTQYVLAAVLGVLFALGTFLVLRRDVVRVVWGVTIISQSANVYLVTMGGLSGSVPILGHGGHGGEHAVTDPLVQALVLTAIVIGFGTTAFALVLTYRVYEEHGTIDLLELGDSA
- a CDS encoding Na+/H+ antiporter subunit E, translated to MKPRKWPVIGVLLAVLWLFVRGVSLDPAAVLGEFLIGLALGLPVAFAFRRFYTERTSLTRNLRAAPYALLYVGVFLKELATANFDVAYRVLAPSMPIDPDVVVVPLRVETDAAITTIANSITLTPGTLTMDYDDETNTLYVHGITGRNREAVVEPIRTWEDYALVIFDEDRKPGDPVPEVPLPSRGGRADGGERLDTSRTSEDADTSKGGESDGE
- the mnhG gene encoding monovalent cation/H(+) antiporter subunit G; the protein is MNVIQQFVVAALVAVGGFFLLVGTVGLLRFPDVYNRMHASSKATTLGASSMFLAAFAYYGPQGAGLTSLVGILFLFITAPTGSHLISRSAHKMGVPFFGKEAEWPEEVDEPGSD
- a CDS encoding complex I subunit 5 family protein → MSQQFVVAPLLVAMLTAIATLVTRRFDRVQVTLSLLGGLGYLGAVAWLVSKVDPLGATEVFSYQLSGWQAPFGITLVADSLSAFMLAFSAVVALAALVFSASYVDTYGQRVSYHPLFHFMLVGVTGSFLTGDIFNLFVWFEVMLMSSYVLVVFYSGPEHTRAALHYVVLNLVGSAVMLLAIGGLYATTGTLNMADLSRRVANPAAYGLADGGIAPVLGLSALLFAVFALKAGLAPFQFWVPAAYRAAPAPVSAMLAGVVKKVGVYAIIRVYFTVFGAAALSGVSLPGFAVPDDGSALLAFYGPILFVMAAASIIVGGVGAVGRDDIDGLLAYSSIGQVGFIVLPLAIAATAPTEEIRVLGVAAALVYALNHGFAKSLLFMASGAVYDAVGSEQFPDLGGLTETAPWLSGGFFVGALALIGIPPLSGFFGKMLVFDAAGRVESWLALGVALFGAILTIAYFSRAWTRGFWGDPPLLVQHGEAKFSLVAVVVALALAIAVLGVGFDVVMRAAEAGAHAALDRQEYVEAVLGNGGGHA
- a CDS encoding MnhB domain-containing protein, whose amino-acid sequence is MSTVIARTVTRTVVPLILVTALALLLQGHNLPGGGFIGGVLTVTAFALIYIIYGLDYLEEELLHQNREPLLESVEHGIVENYQLAFGVGLGVAAVAGLVPLLFGHNFLYQTFWVFHHLPVYGEFEVASALAFDLGVYFVVVGALLTILAVVGTE
- the coaBC gene encoding bifunctional phosphopantothenoylcysteine decarboxylase/phosphopantothenate--cysteine ligase CoaBC; protein product: MLAGTNVALGVTGSIAAVKVVELAHELQRRGASVRAVTTESARGIVHPWAVEFATGNPVVTEITGQVEHVELCGRDGWADVLLVAPATANTVGKIAGAIDDTPVTTCATTALGAGVPVVVAPAMHEPMYDHPGVLDAIERVESWGVEFVDPRIEEGKAKIATVDTIALDVARATSPDLFGGRNVVVTSGATSEPIDPVRVLTNRASGKTGRAVARACYALGADVTLVQQGGDVPYAEVAQVETAAEMTEAVLDRVTAGAADALVSAAAIADYTVETADEKIRSGQDLTLDLSPTPKLIDEVRDASDVPIVGFKAETSGDDEAMVAEARETLERAALSFVVANDASVMGDDRTRTLFVRENSVREYEGTKAALGWRVAEELATELSQ